Proteins encoded within one genomic window of Candidatus Leptovillus gracilis:
- a CDS encoding SulP family inorganic anion transporter translates to MGGHGFVKRQFINRHTITEDLTAGLVLGIQSIPDGLANGLLALINPIYGLYGYMMGTFSGAFFTSSAFMSIQATSAMALVVASVPQVTEGRSPNAPLFTLAILTGLLMLLAGLFKLGSLVRFVPNAVMTGFVNAVALLIILGQLDDFTGYSSVGANRIVRTLDLLGHLDQAHLPTLMVGILTIILILTLEKTSLKSLGMVVAMIVASLVVPLVGADEVALVRDVADIPGSLPRPLLPSLTAVPGLIIPAISLAFVGLMQGTGITQSIPNPDGRYPDASGDFVGQGVANLVSGLFQGTAVGGSLSATSLVMSAGARSRFANISAGLVMALAILLFGRFVGAIAMPVLAGLLIVVGFRTLKPEQIGMVWKTGPVQQTVMALTFLAALFIPLQYAVLLGVSLAVLLFVFQQSNKVTVKAWAIGPGQYPVESEPPTAVPAQQLTILMPYGSLFYAAAPVFNEQLPKVTEATRHAVVILALRGKKDVGSTFLKVLVRYADELRRQESRLMLTGVEPYVLEQMERTSVLRTIGRENVFPASEGVGAALLQAVDVAEAWIAAQPSPDV, encoded by the coding sequence ATTGGAGGACATGGTTTTGTGAAACGACAGTTCATCAACCGCCACACCATCACCGAAGACCTGACGGCCGGGCTGGTTCTGGGCATTCAAAGCATCCCAGACGGTCTGGCGAACGGTCTGCTGGCGCTGATTAACCCTATTTATGGGCTGTATGGCTACATGATGGGCACATTTAGCGGCGCGTTTTTCACCAGTTCCGCATTCATGTCCATTCAGGCCACCAGCGCCATGGCCCTGGTGGTGGCCAGCGTACCGCAAGTGACTGAGGGGCGCAGCCCCAACGCCCCTTTATTCACCCTGGCGATTCTGACCGGGCTGCTGATGCTGTTGGCCGGGTTGTTCAAACTTGGCTCACTGGTGCGGTTTGTACCCAATGCGGTGATGACTGGCTTTGTCAATGCCGTGGCTTTACTCATCATTTTGGGGCAGTTGGACGACTTCACCGGTTACAGCAGTGTGGGGGCCAACCGCATTGTCCGCACGCTGGACCTCTTGGGCCATCTGGACCAGGCTCATTTGCCGACGTTGATGGTGGGCATCCTGACCATCATTCTGATTTTGACGCTGGAGAAGACCAGTTTGAAGTCGTTGGGCATGGTGGTGGCGATGATTGTGGCTTCGTTGGTGGTGCCGCTGGTGGGCGCGGATGAGGTGGCCCTGGTACGGGATGTGGCCGATATACCGGGGTCGCTACCCCGGCCGTTGCTGCCATCCTTAACGGCCGTTCCCGGCCTGATCATCCCGGCCATCTCGCTGGCCTTTGTCGGGCTGATGCAGGGAACCGGCATCACCCAATCCATCCCCAACCCAGACGGCCGTTACCCAGACGCTTCGGGTGATTTTGTCGGGCAGGGGGTGGCAAATCTGGTGTCGGGGCTGTTTCAGGGCACGGCCGTTGGCGGTTCCCTGTCGGCCACATCCCTGGTAATGAGCGCCGGAGCGCGCTCCCGCTTTGCCAACATTTCCGCCGGGTTGGTGATGGCCCTGGCTATTTTGCTCTTTGGCCGATTTGTGGGCGCCATTGCTATGCCGGTCCTGGCCGGGCTGCTCATTGTGGTCGGCTTCCGCACCCTGAAACCAGAGCAGATCGGCATGGTCTGGAAGACGGGTCCGGTGCAGCAAACCGTCATGGCCCTGACCTTCTTGGCCGCGCTGTTCATTCCGCTGCAATACGCCGTCTTGCTGGGCGTGTCCCTGGCCGTGCTGTTGTTCGTCTTCCAGCAGTCTAACAAAGTGACGGTGAAAGCATGGGCGATTGGGCCAGGGCAATATCCGGTGGAGAGCGAGCCGCCAACGGCAGTTCCCGCCCAACAACTCACTATCCTCATGCCCTACGGCAGCCTGTTTTACGCCGCCGCGCCGGTATTTAACGAACAACTGCCGAAAGTGACCGAAGCCACACGCCATGCCGTCGTCATTTTGGCGCTGCGCGGCAAAAAGGACGTGGGCAGCACCTTCCTGAAAGTGCTGGTTCGTTACGCCGATGAACTGCGGCGGCAGGAGAGCCGATTGATGCTGACCGGCGTGGAACCATATGTGTTGGAGCAGATGGAACGGACCAGCGTCCTGCGCACCATTGGCCGCGAGAACGTTTTTCCGGCGTCTGAAGGGGTGGGGGCAGCGCTGCTGCAGGCGGTGGATGTGGCTGAGGCCTGGATCGCCGCCCAACCATCGCCTGATGTATAA
- the sdhC gene encoding succinate dehydrogenase, cytochrome b556 subunit produces the protein MYKTTGFISFLFRRVSGMALVFYLFMHIWVIGSATGGAAAFDARMATVQSPIFRLLEIALLIAVIYHGFDGIRLLIVHWFNVTEYRQSMFYAMFVLFILVSIVGGVPLLLFALEGH, from the coding sequence ATGTATAAGACAACCGGTTTCATCAGTTTTCTGTTCCGGCGGGTGTCTGGGATGGCGCTGGTGTTTTATTTGTTTATGCACATTTGGGTGATTGGCTCGGCTACCGGCGGGGCGGCGGCATTTGATGCACGGATGGCGACGGTGCAGTCGCCGATTTTTCGCTTGTTGGAGATTGCCTTACTGATTGCTGTTATCTATCACGGATTTGATGGCATCCGGCTGCTCATCGTCCACTGGTTTAATGTGACGGAATATCGCCAGAGCATGTTTTACGCTATGTTTGTGCTGTTCATCCTGGTTTCAATTGTCGGCGGCGTGCCGTTGCTGCTCTTCGCCCTGGAGGGTCATTGA
- a CDS encoding succinate dehydrogenase iron-sulfur subunit yields MTIQNSQAKKAVIRVQRFNPDVDRKPYLAEYEIAITADTTLLDALENIKSDLDGSLTFRRSCRHAICGSCAMSVNGVNTLVCNRRVEAFLDRKGRVTIRPLPYLPIIKDLVVDRTSFWEQYLRVKPWLIPPPSYDDSQPIDGEFHVSPEEVAALQSAETCIMCGACYSACQVVAMNKKYIGPHALLKAFLRVMDPRDSAPAERLAIVGGDDGVFRCHTIFNCIDACPKGLNPTQAIETMRKLAQKRLAFEAARVERQKSL; encoded by the coding sequence ATGACGATACAAAATAGCCAAGCGAAGAAGGCGGTAATCCGGGTGCAGCGGTTTAACCCGGACGTGGACCGCAAGCCATATCTGGCGGAGTATGAGATTGCCATCACCGCCGACACGACGCTGCTGGATGCATTGGAAAACATCAAGAGCGATCTGGATGGCAGCCTGACGTTTCGCCGTTCCTGTCGCCACGCGATTTGCGGCAGCTGCGCGATGAGCGTGAATGGCGTGAATACGCTGGTGTGTAACCGGCGGGTAGAGGCGTTTTTGGACCGGAAGGGGCGGGTGACGATACGGCCGTTACCCTATCTGCCCATCATCAAAGATTTGGTGGTGGACCGCACCTCGTTCTGGGAACAATACCTGCGGGTGAAGCCGTGGCTCATCCCCCCGCCCAGCTACGACGACAGCCAGCCAATAGACGGCGAGTTCCACGTTTCGCCGGAAGAAGTGGCGGCGCTGCAATCGGCCGAAACCTGCATCATGTGCGGCGCGTGTTATTCCGCCTGCCAGGTAGTGGCGATGAACAAAAAGTACATCGGCCCGCACGCGCTGCTGAAGGCGTTCCTGCGGGTGATGGACCCGCGCGACAGCGCCCCGGCCGAGCGGCTGGCGATTGTTGGCGGTGATGACGGCGTTTTCCGCTGCCACACCATCTTCAACTGCATAGATGCCTGCCCCAAAGGGCTGAACCCGACGCAGGCGATTGAGACAATGCGCAAGCTGGCGCAGAAGCGCCTCGCCTTTGAAGCGGCCCGCGTCGAACGGCAGAAAAGTTTGTAA
- a CDS encoding FAD-binding protein, which produces MSYITGITHNEAITHDVLIIGAGLAGSWAAMAASKQGVGNIGVLSKLHPLRSHSGAAQGGIAAALNNVRPVAGTGPSGPLEAVSPGDEPPDSWELHMFDTIKGSDWLGDQDAIEIMVKEAPEIIYEYERMGCVFSRLSDGRIAQRRFGGHSVPRANYAADFTGHVLLHTIHEQALKQGVTFYSEWYCLDLILEDNICRGIVALDIVTGTLHLMRAKAVLFATGGYGRAWKITSNATANTGDGVAVAYNAGVPLMDMEFVQFHPTGLYGKGILMSEACRGEGGYLLNSAGERFMERYAADKMELAPRDLVSRSEQREINEGRGVGPDKEGVFLDLRHLGAERIMERLPQVHELARDFLGVDIITDPVAIQPTAHYSMGGIPADANCQVIADAAGTPVTGFYAAGECACISVHGANRLGTNSLLDASLFGRRAGLAIAEFVQNGAPLPPVSGDPVARSQARLSRYTAGVSGKPAESVSKIANALKETMTKNVGVFRDGERLEIAARDVKVLQERYTRAQIMDKGSRFNTDLLAAVETENLLTFSEVIVASALARTESRGAHYRTDYARRDDAQWLKHTLAHKNDDDGPRLDYKGVTIFYDRYPPEERKY; this is translated from the coding sequence ATGAGTTATATCACCGGCATCACCCATAACGAGGCAATAACCCACGATGTGCTAATAATCGGCGCCGGATTGGCCGGTTCATGGGCGGCTATGGCTGCCAGCAAACAAGGCGTGGGCAACATCGGCGTCCTCTCAAAATTGCATCCCCTGCGTTCGCACAGCGGCGCGGCCCAGGGGGGCATCGCCGCCGCCCTGAACAATGTGCGCCCGGTCGCCGGGACGGGGCCGAGCGGCCCGCTGGAAGCAGTGTCGCCGGGCGACGAGCCGCCCGACAGCTGGGAACTGCATATGTTCGACACGATCAAAGGCTCGGACTGGTTGGGCGACCAGGACGCCATCGAGATTATGGTGAAGGAAGCGCCGGAGATCATTTACGAATACGAGCGCATGGGCTGTGTCTTTAGCCGGTTGAGCGACGGCCGTATCGCCCAACGTCGTTTTGGCGGCCACAGCGTGCCCCGCGCCAACTACGCCGCCGACTTCACCGGCCACGTTTTGCTGCACACCATCCACGAGCAGGCGCTTAAGCAGGGTGTCACCTTCTACAGCGAGTGGTACTGCCTCGATCTAATCCTGGAAGACAACATCTGCCGCGGAATTGTGGCCCTGGATATTGTCACCGGCACGCTGCACCTGATGCGCGCCAAAGCGGTGCTGTTTGCTACCGGCGGTTACGGCCGTGCCTGGAAAATTACCTCCAACGCCACTGCCAACACCGGCGACGGTGTGGCCGTTGCCTACAACGCCGGCGTGCCGCTCATGGACATGGAATTTGTCCAGTTTCATCCCACCGGCCTCTATGGCAAGGGCATTCTGATGAGCGAGGCGTGTCGTGGTGAAGGCGGCTACCTGCTCAACAGCGCCGGCGAGCGCTTCATGGAGCGCTACGCCGCCGATAAGATGGAACTGGCCCCGCGTGACCTGGTCAGCCGCTCCGAGCAGAGGGAAATTAACGAGGGGCGCGGTGTTGGCCCGGACAAGGAAGGCGTCTTCCTTGATTTGCGCCATTTGGGGGCGGAGCGGATTATGGAGCGGCTGCCGCAGGTGCATGAACTGGCCCGTGACTTTCTCGGCGTGGACATCATCACCGATCCGGTAGCAATTCAGCCGACGGCCCATTACAGCATGGGGGGTATCCCGGCTGACGCCAACTGCCAGGTGATCGCCGACGCGGCCGGGACGCCAGTGACCGGTTTCTACGCCGCCGGGGAGTGCGCCTGCATTAGCGTGCACGGGGCGAATCGGTTGGGCACGAACAGCTTGTTGGACGCTTCGCTGTTCGGCCGGCGGGCCGGCCTGGCCATCGCCGAATTTGTGCAAAATGGGGCCCCGCTGCCGCCGGTGAGCGGCGACCCGGTGGCCCGCAGCCAGGCGCGCTTAAGCCGTTATACGGCTGGCGTGTCGGGCAAGCCGGCCGAATCGGTCAGCAAAATCGCCAATGCCCTCAAGGAAACGATGACCAAAAACGTCGGCGTCTTCCGGGATGGGGAACGGCTGGAAATCGCCGCACGGGATGTGAAGGTATTGCAGGAGCGGTACACGCGGGCGCAGATCATGGACAAGGGGAGCCGCTTTAACACCGACTTGCTGGCGGCCGTAGAGACGGAAAACTTGCTGACCTTTAGCGAGGTGATTGTCGCCAGCGCCCTGGCGCGCACCGAGAGCCGGGGGGCGCATTACCGCACTGATTACGCCCGGCGCGATGACGCGCAGTGGCTGAAGCATACGTTGGCGCACAAAAACGACGACGATGGCCCGCGCCTGGATTACAAAGGCGTGACGATTTTCTATGATCGTTATCCGCCAGAAGAGCGGAAGTATTAG
- a CDS encoding RNA-binding protein: MSKKMYVGNLSFDATEDQVRDLFTPFGTVDSVAMITDRMSGQFRGFCFVEMETSAANAAMKALDSTEVDGRALKVNEAKPREERADGGQRNGGFRSGDSQRGGYGRSG, from the coding sequence TTGTCGAAAAAAATGTATGTCGGAAATTTGTCGTTTGATGCCACTGAAGATCAAGTTCGTGATCTTTTTACACCCTTTGGTACGGTGGACTCTGTTGCTATGATCACAGACCGCATGAGCGGCCAGTTTCGTGGGTTCTGTTTCGTTGAAATGGAAACAAGCGCCGCAAACGCGGCCATGAAAGCGCTGGACAGCACGGAAGTAGATGGCCGGGCGCTGAAAGTGAACGAAGCGAAACCACGCGAAGAGCGGGCCGATGGTGGGCAGCGCAACGGCGGTTTCCGCAGTGGAGATAGTCAACGTGGCGGTTACGGCCGTTCCGGTTAA
- a CDS encoding extracellular solute-binding protein, giving the protein MHIQITLLRRLSVLLLALVFGLGLLVACGGGATPEAAAPAAEEAAAVADQPAATEPAAAEPVAEEAVAMETTAGTIRVSSVAGAMHDVLVGLAEQYMAENPNVQVTVEDEPEGGIFQALIAAGNQPDLVITSLGPALGQMASDDAVIPLESLPDFQLLLDQVDPAIVEQFSGHNYYIPIGADVTLMIYNKQLFEQAGLDPENPPVTWDEYLAAAEAIDDLGNDIYGNVFWNEALAWGGWYWNMLQPIYLNGNNGQCQLVNRLGTDITFDNPDCQMEAFFAFTQAAQQFAPLTMETNFFSRKIGMWPQYGYSWEPNLETAADQPMVIGEDVGVAPVPVLNEGDPSFTTYGGRALIIMKTTPERQTRAWSFLQFLMEEENNRQFITELGYLPTLISLREDAYFQEPARQMFIEVLQNGMLPQQFSTAETVANEVQAVYQRAVVEGKLTPEEAVTQAVEQAQAALQDQ; this is encoded by the coding sequence ATGCACATCCAGATCACCCTTTTACGTAGACTGTCTGTTTTACTGTTGGCCCTGGTGTTCGGCCTGGGCTTGTTGGTGGCTTGTGGGGGTGGCGCGACCCCTGAAGCGGCTGCGCCGGCTGCAGAAGAAGCAGCCGCCGTCGCTGACCAACCGGCAGCCACCGAACCGGCCGCGGCGGAACCGGTCGCAGAAGAGGCCGTGGCAATGGAAACTACGGCGGGAACCATTCGCGTTTCTTCCGTAGCCGGAGCCATGCATGACGTGCTGGTCGGCCTGGCAGAACAATACATGGCGGAGAACCCCAACGTTCAGGTAACGGTGGAGGACGAGCCAGAGGGCGGTATTTTCCAGGCGCTCATCGCCGCTGGTAACCAGCCCGATCTGGTCATCACTTCCCTCGGCCCCGCACTGGGGCAAATGGCGTCTGATGACGCCGTGATTCCCCTGGAGAGCTTGCCCGACTTCCAACTGCTGCTGGATCAGGTGGATCCGGCAATTGTGGAACAATTCTCCGGCCATAACTACTACATCCCCATCGGCGCCGATGTCACCCTGATGATTTACAACAAACAACTCTTTGAACAGGCGGGCCTCGACCCGGAGAATCCGCCTGTAACCTGGGATGAATACCTGGCTGCAGCCGAAGCCATTGATGATCTGGGTAATGACATCTATGGCAACGTTTTTTGGAACGAGGCGTTGGCCTGGGGCGGGTGGTATTGGAATATGCTCCAGCCCATCTATCTCAACGGAAATAACGGTCAATGCCAACTTGTCAACCGACTCGGCACGGATATCACCTTTGACAATCCCGACTGCCAGATGGAAGCGTTCTTTGCATTCACCCAGGCAGCCCAGCAGTTTGCCCCGCTAACCATGGAGACGAACTTCTTTAGCCGCAAGATCGGCATGTGGCCGCAATACGGCTACTCGTGGGAACCAAACCTTGAGACCGCGGCCGACCAACCCATGGTGATTGGGGAAGATGTTGGCGTCGCGCCGGTACCCGTACTCAACGAAGGCGACCCCAGCTTCACGACTTACGGCGGCCGGGCGCTCATCATCATGAAAACGACGCCAGAGAGACAGACCCGCGCCTGGAGTTTCCTCCAGTTTCTCATGGAAGAGGAAAACAACCGGCAGTTCATCACCGAGCTGGGCTATTTGCCAACGCTCATCAGCCTGCGAGAAGACGCTTACTTCCAGGAACCAGCACGCCAGATGTTCATCGAAGTGCTGCAGAACGGTATGCTGCCGCAGCAGTTTTCCACGGCCGAGACGGTGGCTAATGAAGTACAGGCTGTCTACCAACGGGCAGTGGTTGAAGGGAAACTGACTCCCGAAGAGGCGGTTACACAGGCTGTCGAACAAGCGCAAGCTGCCTTGCAAGACCAATAA
- a CDS encoding sugar ABC transporter permease, translating to MRRNFWGYVFIAPWVILYIVFGLYPLVLSFYLTFFDYSFVAPENRAFVGVGNWLQGILDPLFWRSLFNIVYNQAIFIVLKNGLGLLTAVLVFRARWGGRFFRTVYFLPVLTSTMVLMIVGGYLASPTGPVQSLLVNAGIMDGPVFWTFNRWLPMPIIALINTWKWFGISFVILLAGLYSISPDLYDAASIDGASEWALFRYITLPQLRPQLFFLLVVDIINGLQMFTEVFALFDLYGGADNQALTPVLYLYAQAFDRSNMGYASTLGLLLAVLIGAITVLQFRFVSADSD from the coding sequence ATGCGCCGCAATTTCTGGGGCTATGTCTTTATCGCGCCATGGGTCATTCTTTATATTGTCTTTGGGCTTTATCCTCTTGTGCTGTCATTCTATCTCACGTTCTTTGACTACTCCTTCGTAGCCCCGGAAAACCGCGCCTTTGTCGGGGTGGGCAATTGGTTACAGGGGATACTTGACCCGCTCTTTTGGCGAAGCCTGTTCAACATTGTTTACAACCAGGCTATCTTCATTGTGCTGAAGAATGGTCTGGGGTTGTTAACGGCCGTTCTCGTCTTTCGCGCCAGATGGGGCGGGCGTTTCTTTCGCACTGTCTACTTTTTACCGGTCCTCACCTCCACGATGGTGCTTATGATTGTCGGCGGCTATCTGGCCAGTCCTACCGGGCCGGTGCAGAGCCTGTTGGTGAACGCCGGTATCATGGACGGGCCTGTGTTCTGGACCTTCAACAGATGGCTGCCAATGCCGATCATCGCCCTGATCAATACCTGGAAATGGTTTGGCATCAGTTTTGTCATTCTGCTGGCAGGTCTTTATTCAATCAGCCCCGACCTATATGATGCGGCTTCCATTGACGGCGCCAGCGAGTGGGCCTTGTTTCGCTACATCACCCTGCCGCAATTACGGCCGCAGCTTTTCTTCCTCCTGGTCGTGGACATTATCAACGGTTTGCAAATGTTTACTGAGGTTTTTGCCCTGTTCGACCTCTATGGCGGCGCGGACAACCAGGCATTGACGCCGGTACTCTACTTGTATGCGCAGGCATTTGACCGCTCCAATATGGGCTATGCCTCCACGCTGGGCCTGCTGTTGGCAGTGCTCATCGGCGCGATAACGGTGTTACAGTTCCGCTTTGTCTCGGCGGACAGTGATTGA
- a CDS encoding carbohydrate ABC transporter permease, translating into MSEILAKPALTQPRKRIPWSTIVIYALLLIGAIVVLYPFIYMLMNSVKPGREILHQPTSLPSEITFSGYTGVFERLNMGLLFRNSLILAVSITVLNTLLSALAAYAIAKIPFPGRNFVFSFMLATMMIPGILFLIPTYVLMFNLGWVGQYHALIVPAAVTVFNIFLLRQFMVTIPNEVVEAGRLDGASELTIFLRIIMPLARPALATVAILNFMASWNDFFGPLLYLNTPDKWTVQLGLLQFQSSVPGENAQQIWAATTLVTLPLVLIFFLLQDQFMKAFANVTFK; encoded by the coding sequence ATGAGCGAGATATTAGCTAAACCCGCCTTGACCCAACCCCGGAAACGCATCCCCTGGTCCACCATCGTCATTTATGCCCTATTGTTGATCGGGGCCATCGTGGTGCTTTATCCCTTTATTTATATGCTGATGAACTCGGTAAAGCCTGGTCGTGAAATCTTGCATCAGCCAACCAGCCTGCCGAGCGAAATTACTTTCAGCGGCTATACAGGCGTATTTGAGCGGCTGAATATGGGCCTGCTCTTCCGCAATTCGCTTATCCTGGCCGTCTCGATTACCGTACTCAACACGCTGCTGAGCGCGTTGGCCGCTTACGCCATTGCCAAGATACCGTTTCCCGGTCGCAACTTCGTCTTCAGCTTTATGCTGGCGACGATGATGATTCCCGGCATTCTCTTTCTCATTCCCACCTACGTCCTGATGTTTAACCTGGGTTGGGTAGGCCAATATCACGCCCTAATTGTTCCGGCAGCCGTGACGGTGTTCAACATCTTCTTGCTGCGCCAATTTATGGTCACCATCCCCAATGAGGTGGTGGAAGCGGGGCGGTTGGATGGGGCGAGTGAATTAACGATCTTCCTGCGTATCATCATGCCGTTGGCCCGGCCGGCGCTGGCGACGGTTGCCATCCTCAACTTCATGGCCAGTTGGAATGACTTCTTTGGCCCCTTGCTCTATCTCAACACGCCGGACAAATGGACGGTGCAGTTGGGGTTGCTGCAATTCCAATCATCGGTGCCGGGCGAAAATGCCCAGCAAATTTGGGCGGCGACCACCCTGGTTACGCTGCCTCTGGTCTTGATCTTCTTCCTGTTGCAGGATCAGTTCATGAAGGCATTTGCCAACGTGACGTTTAAGTGA
- a CDS encoding DUF3131 domain-containing protein, protein MKSNVRLHQILLLALFVFLAAIVPVQAQNELTAVIPDQANPAQVRKALLTVAEDTWDSFVAMTYPTGLPADNLHADGSRARYSSPTNIGSYIWSTLVARDLGIIKPREARQRIAQTLATVATLERHEASGQFYNWYDPANGEKLTTWPPSGDPVYPFLSSVDNGWLAAALIMVTNTVPQLRDEAQAIMDEMDFGFYYDPAAGLLRGGFWDELPPGCSAEGNYSGVGPNVFYTCHHYGTLNTEPRIASYIGIAWDQVPETHYFKMWRTFPDACDWSWPEMQPAGEFHTYLGVEVYEGHYTYRGMDIVPSWGGSMFEALMVTLLVPEEEWGPQSWGITHPLYVQAQIEHGLEEAQYGYWGFSPSNNPSGGYREYGVDAIGMEPNGYASNNDNTLVDYGFGDCRPAQPLPPPSAYTNGVVTPHAVFLALDLAPAAALENLQNLREDFDVYSELGFYDAVNVDTGEVAYYYLALDQGMIMAALGNYLRNDRLQHYFTRGEIEQAIRPLLAMEQFTAGVSSDSVTTLMPQPAVWQPAFLETR, encoded by the coding sequence ATGAAATCTAATGTTCGTCTTCATCAAATTCTGTTACTGGCTTTGTTTGTGTTCCTGGCCGCAATTGTCCCGGTTCAGGCGCAGAACGAGCTAACGGCCGTCATCCCGGATCAGGCCAACCCCGCCCAGGTGCGCAAGGCGCTCCTCACCGTTGCCGAAGACACCTGGGATTCCTTCGTCGCCATGACCTATCCCACCGGCTTGCCGGCCGACAATCTCCACGCCGATGGGTCACGCGCGCGTTACAGCTCGCCGACCAACATCGGCAGCTACATCTGGAGCACCCTGGTCGCCCGTGACCTGGGCATCATCAAACCACGGGAGGCGCGCCAACGCATCGCGCAAACGCTGGCCACCGTGGCCACCCTGGAGCGGCACGAAGCCAGCGGTCAGTTCTATAACTGGTATGATCCCGCTAACGGAGAGAAGTTAACAACATGGCCACCCTCCGGCGACCCGGTCTATCCCTTCCTCTCTTCGGTTGATAACGGCTGGCTGGCGGCCGCGCTGATCATGGTCACAAACACGGTCCCGCAGCTGCGGGACGAGGCCCAGGCCATCATGGACGAGATGGATTTTGGCTTTTACTACGATCCGGCCGCCGGGCTGCTGCGCGGCGGTTTCTGGGATGAGCTGCCGCCCGGATGTTCCGCAGAGGGTAACTACAGCGGTGTCGGCCCCAATGTTTTCTACACCTGCCACCATTACGGTACGCTGAACACAGAGCCGCGCATCGCCAGCTATATCGGCATTGCCTGGGACCAGGTGCCAGAGACTCACTACTTCAAGATGTGGCGGACCTTCCCCGACGCCTGCGACTGGAGCTGGCCCGAAATGCAGCCTGCAGGTGAATTCCATACCTACCTGGGCGTGGAAGTCTACGAAGGCCATTATACCTATCGCGGCATGGACATCGTTCCTTCTTGGGGCGGCAGCATGTTTGAAGCGTTGATGGTGACGCTGTTGGTGCCCGAAGAGGAGTGGGGTCCGCAAAGTTGGGGGATCACTCATCCTCTTTACGTGCAGGCCCAGATCGAACATGGCCTCGAGGAGGCCCAGTACGGTTATTGGGGCTTCTCTCCCTCCAACAACCCCTCTGGCGGCTACCGCGAATACGGCGTTGATGCCATCGGGATGGAACCGAACGGCTACGCCTCCAACAATGACAACACGTTGGTTGATTACGGCTTTGGGGATTGTCGCCCAGCCCAGCCGCTCCCGCCGCCCTCTGCTTACACCAATGGGGTCGTCACGCCTCACGCCGTCTTCCTGGCGCTCGATTTAGCGCCGGCGGCCGCGCTGGAGAACCTGCAAAACCTGCGCGAGGACTTCGATGTTTACAGCGAACTGGGCTTCTATGACGCCGTGAATGTAGACACGGGCGAAGTGGCCTATTATTACCTGGCCCTGGATCAGGGCATGATCATGGCCGCTTTGGGCAACTACCTGCGCAACGACCGCTTGCAGCACTATTTTACCCGCGGCGAGATCGAGCAGGCTATCAGACCACTTCTGGCGATGGAGCAGTTCACTGCGGGCGTCAGCAGCGATAGCGTAACGACCCTGATGCCGCAGCCGGCCGTCTGGCAGCCGGCATTTCTGGAAACCCGTTAG